The Desmodus rotundus isolate HL8 chromosome 2, HLdesRot8A.1, whole genome shotgun sequence region GCCAACATAGCCTAAAGTCATATGACAGTTCAACCCAGAAGAATTCACAATGCAAAAACCCTTGCTGGTACTAGGCTCCCTACTGCTCACTAGATTTCACATCTAGAGACCAGCAACAGAAGAAAAGTACtgcagtggtaccttggtacttgctgttaattcattctggaacttGTGACAAGTGCCGAAACCCACGAATACCGAaggatgaagcattttctcttgcagggcagCATCGTGACTCATACAAATGCTAGCAAGTGTGACGAGTCCCAAAAcacttttttctcatcaaaacgAAATGcgtacagggtttgacgagttctgaaacCAACAAGcaccgaggtatgactgtatttacTTCCTAGCGGATACATTAATCTTCCTCTCGTAAGCTGTAGATAAGCCTGAGATGACTAGAAGCCATTTTAGTAAAACAAAACCCATTAAGAAGaaattcccttttatttattttataaataaaattctcatttatAAATACTGCAGGAACTGGAGTAGGCCATcagctgaattttttaaaaagattttatgccTGCGGCAGTTTGGTTTATTCTGTACATTCCCATTGTGTCAAAAATTAACTGTAATAGTAAGCCAACAATTTATATAAACAACAGGAGTCTAGAGTATTTGGTTGGAATAAATTTATTTCATCTGTCTGTAAACAAGGTGTTTAATAGttatggcatttttttaaatgcatattaaatcAGATGAGTTAGACTGTATCCCAGATGTAACAAAgtgcagggaaagaaaaggacaaatcAGCAACaagattgtttttaaatctgtacaTTATCCACAAGGCCCAAACAATAGAAGCAAATACTAGAATGTCCCTAAAGTAGTGCCattcaaaagaaacctttaatAGGTCAGTTAAAATCCATCTCACAATAGCAACAGTTCATTTTAATAACAGTATGGCACAgaatacatatgaaaaaaattcatCACAAGACAGCCAAGTCCACAATAATGCAACTTCATATAAAAACTTAAGCTGCAAATAAAAATTGGTCCTATGAAGAACAAACTGGACACACTCCAGATGGTTATGTTGGGATACCTAATGTCCATAATGGCAGCCTTTTACAATTTTACTACAGAGTAGAGTTGGTGTGCAAAGAAAAGGATAGGAACAAAAACCTAATCTATTGCAATGATGGAATGTCCCTGGGGATTCAATCAGTATAGTTACTGTGAGGTCatgggaggaagtgccttttacTTGTTTTGCAGTTACACTCTTCGTATGTCCTGTAGACACTATGAAAAAAGGTTTGTCTACTCACGTGCAACAATACTAAAAGCAAACTACTGCAGCTCTCAATAGTTCATCAACAAAAGGGATTATTATTTGGTTAAATAAACCAGGCACTGCATAAAATAAGATGGAAGCAAAAGAAATACCTTATGTGCAAAGGGAGGGGGTGAAAAAGAGAGGAGTGAAGGAAAGATGCATGCACTTTTTCCTCCCAACCATGCGCTACAAAAGGAAGACTAAATGAGCTAAGTAAATGCTCAAAGTGCTAAAAAGACATTGATCAAATTAGAGATTGTACACCGGCACCTTGcttatattaacttattttagtAATCAATATCCCATTAATTGCTAAACAAAGTGATGCCCAACTTggcatgccccctccccccaaatttcaAGGTATCATGCAAATCATTATTGTGCTGCAATTATGTTGCCAGATAAGGTTTGATTACATACAGTGGTTAACATACAAATGGATCCATTGGGCAAATAGGAATCATGACATTAGaaaataggtaaagaaaaattAGCTACCATATAATCTGGTAGCACTGTGACTATAATTGGGGTGGTGATGAAGACAGTTGCTAGGTAGATGGGGAGAGGCTGCTTACACATCAGACCGCCTCAGGTATAAAGCGAGTTCATATGCTTTCTTGTTAAGTGTGCCTCCGTGGACACCTTCCTTTCCCATGACTATAACCAATGCTGGAGTacacaaggaaacaaaacaaagtgaacagaATTATTTAATGGGGGGAGGGCAAAAAGAAAGATACCTTTCCCCACCAACAGAGGGATACAAAGGAGACACAGGTTCATACCCCATCACCCTGCATTGCTAATAAAATTTCCAGAATTAAGACTCAAGCTTACAGCTAGGAAAGTTTAAGAGCAATTTTCCCCTAATACTTAACAGTCTGCCTAGCAGCTAGAACCCAGAGTCTCTCAAGTATTTTGCCATTGAGTATGCCTTCTTATTCAATCCGCCTCCATGGACCCCTTCTTTTCCCATTACAAAGACCAagactgaaagagaaagaagaaaagtgtttCAAAAGAAGTGTTAATCAAGAAAGTCACTTAAGTTTTAGCAGACAGAACCCCAATTAATAAGTGAACATTAAGTTAGTTTTCCATGAACTGTCAAGCACTGAAGTCAACTAGGACTCCAAAAAGGAGAATTTTCAAACTAATTATATGTGAAAAACTAACTCTTAACTGCATCTGGAAAGCCAATCAATGCAGCTGCAGTGCTCCATAAAAATATCTTTACATTAGCTGGGTGGTGGGGTGAAGGGGGAGAAGTGTGATAATTTATCTTCCATTCTAGGGCAAAAACTTCTGGTTAGTATGGCATACATATTAGACTGGCcccaaaaataaacttaaaaaacttatatgattacttttaaaaattctcccaaTTTAACAGTCTGGATTAAGTATAAACTATTAAGTCTTACCAGTGAGGCTAAATGTGTCTTCCAGAGGAAAACCAAGACCAAATTTTCAAATAGCATTTTCAGTGCTATTCAGGAAAGGCCAAATTAAAAGTACTTAAGTGTTATGATTACTGATATCCTTACTGTTCtagctttgtttttaattgagtgTAAAATCCTGAAACAGATTTACTATTTCCAACAACAGGTTCTTCTATGATGCAATTCAAAGATCTATCTCCAAAATGTATGTATGTCAGATTTTAAATTCACCACCACTAGATGTCAGCAGCGCTATATGGTATGGaaatctcattctggttttatgTTACATGGTTGATGCTTTTTAACATTTGAGCTCAGCTAATATTTAAAGAGATTTGTCTATTATTTCTATCACCTAATTTTCCTATAAAGAAATTCTCACACTCATGAGTTCACATTAGAGTAAGAGTAGCCATTAGGACAATCACAAGGAGTTAGGACCATTACAGTAAATTATGGCTCAGAGAAGCTTCAAGTTCCTTCGCATGGTAGATTTGGTCTTACTTATATGTGCCAAGTCTGCTGTATGAGATACACAAACCCTCcttattcacaaaatatttacacAGGTTAGCACATTTAAATATACTTACAACTTAATTAATTGTCATAACAAACCTcatttttgaaaaagtagtgaGATGTATTCAGTGCAGTAAGATTTTCTGCAATGTGGACAATAGTTAGGAAACACCACAATTTCTTGATCAATTGTACAAACGAAACAAAATTTCCTATTTTTCAAATCTAAATCACAATCACttagtctttgaaaatattttaataaagggaCAACTTGCTCCAAAACCCTTACTCTAAtcatttctctcttccccagcAATGTtcctaacagaaaaaaatgagtcaatgttaatttttccacttttatGCTGAGCAATGAAAGTTTAAAATGtaagcaataaagaaaagaaagagatccAAAGGTCAAAGACATAAACTTTATGTCATAAAGGGACTAAAGTACCCAAACAATTAGAGTGATTTAACAATCTGGATACACCATAAGATTATACCATTGGACATGTCAAGCAGTTTAAGGGACAAATTTCGATTTTCAATTACTAAAGCCAAAACTGGAGAGTAGATACGAATATTCTATTTTAGAGTAAAGCCAGGATCTCAGAGGCTAGGCTGTATTTGCAGCTGCTCTATAGTAAGTAAATTTAAAGAAGTGCCTCCCTTCAGTGCTGGGCAGTTCACAAAAACCACCTTAATAGCCATTATGGACtaatacttatttaaaatgttaaagaaaccgCTTAACAAGTTGTAATGTGACATGCAACTTTTAACCAAAAGACTGCCCTGCTTACCTCTACCAGCTCTGCCCACTGCAACGTTGTATGTTGGCTCCCCACCTTGACTCTTTGTCCGGATGTCCATTGTGCAGTCACCATCGACGTATAGACTATCTCTGATCACTGAGCACTTCTTTGCTCCAAGAGTCAAACCGTTGGTAAAGAAACCTTCCCGGTCTTTTCCTACAATCATATCTATTTCTACTGGctgccccccaaaaaagaaaaaggaaaaaaaaacatcaagTTACAGTTAATTCCTTCAGGTCTCAATATAACAGGAAAGACTGTGTGCCAAGTTTTTACTACCAGTGCAAGACATCAACATTTCAATAATATAAAATCAAGTTTTAGTCTTTTCTATAGAATCACTTACTCCTACATGATTACATGTTTTATATCAGTTAATTAGATTTCACAGTTCACACTGTAGTCTGCTAACTAAAGACCAAAACAAATTAGTTAAAAATCTCTAAACAGTTGGTAGTTGACATTAGAGAAACTACAAACTTAAGAGTTACTTATGAACTGCATCAAGTCAGGTGGGACCTGAATGCTTACGTAATGGTAAAGACTCACCTATAAACTAACGGCAACACTTGTCTATCACATTCAGTTACATTACAGTCAGTAATGTTGCATCCAAATTAAAGTTGTTTCAAAGTCTTCATGCTTAGTAGGTCTCTGTTCATGTCTACTCTGCTTCATATGGCTTGGCATCTCCCCACACTATGAACTTCAAAAACCCTAGACCTCAGTGCTTTCCCAAATTCGTATTTCCCTCCTATTTTTCCAGCCACTACTCCTTTTTCTCTCcaacttcccttcccctcccacctcagtaATCAGTTTTCATTTCGGCAAATGCAAAGAGGATTCTGTCGGTAGCACCGCAGCAGGCCATtgtaaaagaacagagaaaatggaGGGGGGCTTTGGAAAGAAACTGAGGTAGCCACCAGAACCGGAAAGGAGAAAACGTGCATTCCAACATTCCATGAATATGAAGGAAGGCGTCGCCCCCATCAGAACTGCAGAGTCATAGCAGGCCCCAGCCATTTCCAAGTACACTCCTGCAATCTTCCCAGCCAGACTGCGAGaactcacacacaaaaaacaaggagactcaagaaaaaaaaagttgatcaCCAGATGCCAATTCTCTGTAAGAACTGTAGTCCCCTGCGGTTATGGGAGACCTTAAAGTACTAGCATCAGGCACTGAGTTCCACACACTCGGATCTCAAACCATGTTTAGTAGTCTTAGCAGCACCCTAACAGGGGGCATGAATTTTGGCATTTGATAGGAAGAGAGCGTGAGGCTGAGAAATTAAGGGAATGGTCTTATATTTGACACAATCGTCACAATTTTAGAAGAAGCCTCGTGCAGAAAGAGACAAACCAATAAAGTAGCACTGAAGGCTTAGTAACAATTATTCCCCACTCATGTGGCAACCAAGTTAAAACCAGCAAGTCACAAAATCAGGAACTGTGAAGCATAAATCTGCATTAGTTCCTTACTACCatcaggaaagagggagggactTGGAGAAGTGAAGTGTCCCTTTGGTGTTCACA contains the following coding sequences:
- the PFN2 gene encoding profilin-2 isoform X1 → MAGWQSYVDNLMCDGCCQEAAIVGYCDAKYVWAATAGGVFQSITPVEIDMIVGKDREGFFTNGLTLGAKKCSVIRDSLYVDGDCTMDIRTKSQGGEPTYNVAVGRAGRVLVFVMGKEGVHGGGLNKKAYSMAKYLRDSGF
- the PFN2 gene encoding profilin-2 isoform X2 — encoded protein: MAGWQSYVDNLMCDGCCQEAAIVGYCDAKYVWAATAGGVFQSITPVEIDMIVGKDREGFFTNGLTLGAKKCSVIRDSLYVDGDCTMDIRTKSQGGEPTYNVAVGRAGRALVIVMGKEGVHGGTLNKKAYELALYLRRSDV